One genomic segment of Brassica napus cultivar Da-Ae chromosome A3, Da-Ae, whole genome shotgun sequence includes these proteins:
- the LOC125607134 gene encoding uncharacterized protein LOC125607134: MSSTPHDSPLHDSPIHDSPLHDSPIHDSYLHDSLQLDSNEFCTTLKLPGRVYEAVETPDNPKAIIHHSKIDYIEKVEDILGKEEFSFIENSHIGSILKLVKRNRVQFSEELFHFLMQRRVLTQGEDLWFTFSDQPMRFSLREFHLTTGLRCEEDQTITEPLFKIMKKPYIWMLGKIDKFTVRTLYEMFKKKARSMPTLERLSLGTAILTEAVIMAENPSSKIPRDRLQRYMNYRSHKIAWGKTAYRILMRSVKSLSASSWTGDSYEVSGFALAINLWAMSSVNVLGKSLGKPCETSSSSDPLCLHWDSTRTPTIAEVLELEKINNVEVSTVIGLAEEYKHLVGATHSDDADFHSVVKLVQQGYKMRRSDWEKGFVDMFVATEDIGQQRKTKDEDAEHGEDLNHNEDEEEKKDEEEKTDEEENKDEEYQKDKEQRKDKNHSMSNSEKLDKLIQMVRDLDKRVVMIQNVLGVKFNDSSPNKEDCENGASSGDRRSAQDYENEEDTINEEANSDDKKNAPDDENEEDTIAEAANSEDTIAEEANSGDGRSALDDENEKEICDEEAKSGTEHQREEENILGEIETTQKITQDEDTEKLESESCLKQTSQVTSPTPTFNTPNFDTRVSSPNPTFTSPKFDLLSQESHSGKGTNEVLMRDVYEIPVFQPLMKIKKRLVQQHSQVNEDVEPPLQKKFKADTDNVPLRRSERGQIPSIHTQPPFTGARKKHPILHPFEPVDKTRKEKMREWKMSNKRKKLRINQEIVNAKWFSDIETPGKKLSKTHIEAGFELLKLRQINNPDLFLNKTALVVGVKFLEEIDEFYDEFLDDKKGFQFGAGFDKYNIEKNINFLYSAIAVAEKYWLGVVINLEKRNITAFNCAAMKFTDASLVPYVNAYAMALPFMIRYFFKDVSMDTSKFSIKIVSEGFPQVLKIEDSGVYALKLIECHAMRIVDLTKLSEEKIAIIREKLAVDIFSELQ, encoded by the exons ATGTCGTCTACTCCTCACGATTCTCCTCTACACGATTCTCCTATACACGATTCTCCTCTTCACGATTCTCCTATTCATGATTCTTATCTTCACGATTCTCTACAA TTGGATAGCAACGAGTTTTGCACAACCTTGAAATTGCCTGGGAGGGTTTATGAAGCTGTAGAAACACCAGATAATCCCAAAGCGATAATCCAtcactcaaagattgattaTATCGAGAAGGTGGAAGATATATTAGGAAAAGAAGAGTTTTCTTTCATAGAGAACTCTCACATTGGGAGCATTTTGAAGTTGGTTAAAAGGAATAGGGTTCAATTTTCAGAAGAGTTGTTCCATTTTCTAATGCAGCGAAGAGTATTGACGCAAGGAGAGGATCTCTGGTTTACTTTCTCGGACCAGCCTATGAGGTTTTCACTAAGGGAATTTCATCTGACAACAGGCTTACGTTGTGAGGAAGATCAGACAATAACAGAGCCGCTGTTCAAAATAATGAAGAAGCCATACATTTGGATGCTGGGCAAGATTGATAAGTTTACGGTGAGAACGTTATATGAAATGTTTAAAAAGAAAGCACGAAGCATGCCAACACTAGAAAGATTATCCCTTGGAACAGCAATACTCACAGAAGCGGTAATTATGGCAGAAAATCCGAGTTCTAAAATCCCGAGAGACAGGTTGCAGCGTTATATGAACTATCGCTCACACAAGATTGCTTGGGGTAAAACTGCTTATAGAATCTTGATGAGAAGTGTAAAAAGTTTGAGTGCAAGTTCCTGGACAGGAGATAGTTATGAAGTGAGTGGTTTTGCGCTAGCCATAAATCTGTGGGCAATGTCATCAGTGAATGTGCTTGGTAAATCTTTGGGAAAGCCATGCGAGACATCCTCTTCTTCTGATCCGTTGTGTCTACATTGGGACTCAACAAGAACTCCGACAATAGCTGAAGTGTTAGAGCTGGAGAAGATAAACAAT GTTGAGGTTAGCACAGTGATTGGATTGGCTGAGGAATACAAACATTTGGTGGGGGCAACACATAGTGACGATGCTGACTTTCACAGTGTTGTGAAACTAGTTCAACAAGGATACAAAATGAGGAGAAGCGATTGGGAGAAAGGTTTTGTGGATATGTTTGTTGCAACAGAAGATATAGGTCAACAACGCAAGACAAAAGACGAAGATGCAGAGCATGGTGAAGATCTGAACCAtaatgaagatgaagaggaaaagaaagatgaagaggaaAAGACAGATGAAGAGGAAAATAAAGATGAAGAGTATCAAAAGGATAAGGAgcaaagaaaagataaaaatcATTCCATGTCTAACAGCGAGAAACTTGATAAGCTAATCCAAATGGTTCGTGATTTGGATAAGCGAGTAGTAATGATCCAGAATGTTTTAGGAGTTAAG tttaacgACAGTTCACCAAACAAAGAAGATTGTGAAAATGGAGCTAGTTCTGGTGATAGAAGAAGTGCAcaagattatgaaaatgaagaagatacaattaatgaagAAGCAAACtctgatgataaaaaaaatgcaccagatgatgaaaatgaagaagatacaATTGCTGAAGCAGCAAACTCTGAAGATACAATTGCTGAAGAAGCAAACTCTGGCGATGGAAGAAGTGCACTggatgatgaaaatgaaaaagagataTGTGATGAAGAAGCAAAATCTGGTACAGAGCATCAAAGGGAAGAAGAGAATATTCTTGGGGAAATTGAGACTACACAAAAAATCACTCAAGACGAAGACACAGaaaaacttgaatcagaaaGTTGCTTGAAACAAACGTCGCAG GTTACGTCGCCTACTCCAACATTCAATACTCCAAACTTTGATACAAGG GTTTCATCGCCTAATCCAACATTTACGTCTCCTAAGTTTGATCTCCTTTCCCAAGAAAGTCATAGTGGAAAGGGTACAAATGAG GTTCTTATGAGAGATGTTTATGAGATTCCTGTTTTCCAACctctaatgaaaataaaaaagagattgGTACAACAACACAGCCAG GTAAACGAAGATGTTGAGCCTCCACTTCAAAAGAAGTTTAAAGCTGATACAGATAATGTTCCGCTAAGAAGAAGTGAAAGAGGTCAAATACCATCCATTCATACACAACCACCGTTTACAGGAGCAAGGAAGAAACATCCGATTCTTCATCCCTTTGAGCCAGTtgataaaacaagaaaagaaaaaatgagagAATGGAAAATGTCAAACAAAAGAaa GAAGCTGAGAATCAATCAAGAGATAGTAAACGCAAAGTGGTTTTCGGATATTGAAACTCCGggaaaaaaactttcaaaaacg catATTGAAGCAGGTTTTGAGTTGCTGAAACTGAGACAGATAAACAATCCAGATTTGTTTCTGAACAAAACTGCCTTAGTTGTTGGAGTGAAGTTTCTTGAAGAAATAGATGAGTTTTATGATGAGTTTTTAGATGACAAGAAAGGTTTCCAATTTGGAGCAGGCTTTGACAAGTACAACATAGAGAAGAATATCAACTTCCTCTATTCGGCCATTGCAGTAGCAGAGAAGTATTGGCTTGGAGTTGTAATCAACTTGGAGAAGAGAAATATCACAGCATTCAATTGTGCAGCAATGAAGTTCACAGATGCGAGTTTGGTCCCTTACGTTAATGCATATGCGATGGCTCTCCCATTCATGATTCGCTACTTCTTCAAAGATGTCAGCATGGATACAAGCAAGTTCTCGATAAAAATTGTATCTGAAGGTTTCCCACAG GTTCTTAAAATAGAAGACAGTGGAGTTTATGCATTGAAGCTGATAGAGTGCCATGCAATGCGTATAGTGGATTTGACAAAGCTGAGTGAAGAAAAAATTGCAATCATCCGAGAAAAGTTGGCGGTTGATATCTTCTCGGAATTACAATGA